The following is a genomic window from Nitrospira sp..
GGATAGGGTCCAAGACCCCGTAGGGCGGCAAATTGTCTTCATCTTTTTGATCGGGCCGCAATTCCGCCGTGGGAGGTCGGTCGAGGATACGTTTCGGAATCACAGGGGCCGCCCCTGCGAGATTCCGCAGGTGGGACAGTTCATAGACCATCGTCTTCGGCACATCCTTGATGACGGCGAACCCTCCGGCCATGTCGCCGTACAACGTCGCATAGCCGACACTCATCTCACTCTTGTTTCCGGTGGTCAGCACAAGGTGGCCGAACTTGTTCGAATAGGCCATCAAAAGATTTCCCCTGATGCGAGCTTGGAGATTTTCTTCGGTCGTATCAGGCCGATACCCCCGGAAGGGACGGACAAGTGCGCGCCGGTAACTGTTGAAAGTCGCCGTAATGGAGAGCGTCTCCACTTGAATGTGAAGCCGACGGCCCAGGTCGGCCACATCCTCGCGGCTGGCTCGCGACGTGTACGGTGACGGCATGAACACCCCGAGGACATTCTCTGCACCGAGCGCATCGACGGCGATCACCGCGGTCAAGGCCGAATCCACGCCGCCGCTCAATCCGATGACGACACGTTTGAACTCATTTTTACGAACATAATCCCGCACCCCGAGGATCAGCGCCCGATAGGCCTCGTCGAGCCGATCCAACTGCGGTTCCAATACCGGCACGACGATCGAGCGCGACTTCTTCTCCGACAGTCGTACATCAAGCCGGTCGATGAGGGCCGCCTCGCGCGGGGGCAGTGGTTTCTTACGACCCTGCGCTAAACGTGTCCGCTCCACCGTCGCCACATCCAGATCCGCAATGATGAGGTCCTCTTCGAACGCCTTGCCCCGCGCCATGATTTCGCCGGCCTGATCGACGATGACGCTGTTGCCGTCGAAGACCAGTTCGTCCTGCCCGCCGACCTGATTGGTATAGGTGACGATCACGCGATTGTCGCGCGCCCTGGTCGCCAACATCTGTTCCCGCATCCGGCCCTTGCCCACATGGAACGGCGAGGCGTTGATATTCACGATCACTCCGGCGCCTGCCGCAGCCTGCGCCCGCGTGGGTCCCTCGGGAAACCAAATGTCTTCGCAAATATTGACGCCGACCATGGAGCCGTTGACCACCAGCAACGGGAGCCTCAGACCGGGATGAAAGTATCGACTCTCGTCGAAGACGCCGTAATTCGGCAAGTGTCGTTTACAGTAACTGGCCAGCACTCGACGATCGAAGAGCAGGGCCGCCGCATTGTACAGATCATGGCGCCCGGTGGGGGGTAGTGAGGCACGGTCGGGCGAAGACACGGTCGTCGTCCCCCGGCCGACATAGCCGACCACAGCCACCAGCCCGCGCGTTTCCTTCGCCACCGCCTGTACTGCGCGATCGGTATCATCGATGAAACGGGGTTTGAACAGGAGATCTTCAGGCGGATATCCGGTGACGGCCAATTCAGGAAAGGCCACCAGATCGGCCTGGGCGCGGCGCGCCTCACGCATCCATGCCGCGATCCGCCGGACGTTTCCAGACAGATCGCCGACCGTCGGATTCATCTGGACCATGGCAATTCGCAACGACCGCATGCGACGCCCTCGACAATCAGCTTTTAGCTGCCAGCCTTCCGGAAGTATTGGCTTCCGGCATCCGACCTGACCGCCGAAAGCTGAGAACCGATAGCTGAACCGTGATAGCTGTCTTCAGGTAAAAAAATGTCCTCAAACCCACCGTGTGGATCAGAGGACATCGTTATCCTGCGCCATGTTGATACGAAACAACTCGGAGACTCCATTGCCCCCGAAAAAATGTGGCGACTGTATAACACCGGTCAGAATCGACTGTCAATCGATTCCAGACTGCACTTCTCGGAAGACTCGTGCTGTTCGGTCGTCTGCCTATGGTACATTCCGCGCTCCATGCTCCCCGTGATGCGACGCTTTCAGCCCGGGTGGTCACGGTCCACACGCCTTCGGCAGACCTGGCCGGTTCTTTTCCCTTGCCTGCTCCTGAGCGCCTGCAGCACCATGTCCACCGTACCCCCGTCGAAGAGGGTTCGTTGGGTACCGTCGTCGAGATACATCGAGGGAACAGGTGCCAGGGGTTCGTACAATGGGAACGAGCGATGATCGTCTTGCCGTTTCGTCTCGCGTACTCGATCCGCAGCCTGCCGCCCATGGCGCAGGTCAGAACCGATACTCGACCCCACAGCTGACCGTGGAGGCGTGAAAACTGCGCGACCCGAGTGTCGAATGTTGCTGCGTCTGTTGAAATCCGAAACTCAGATGCAGTGAGTCGGAGACTGCATAGCGGAGTTCCCCGGTCCCTTGATGAGTCACATCACGCCGTCCGAACTCAATGTCTCCGGCCAGATCGCTGGTCCACCCTCTGAACCGGTAAATATACGCCAGATTCAGCGACAAGGGGTTCGCCAATCGGAACTGCAGGCCGAACGACGCATAGTGGAGGAAATAGGACATGTCCAGATCCGTCTGAGGATCGTCGCGTCCCGCCGCAAGCCCTCGTTCATACAAATAGGTGACGGTGATCGTCGACCAGGGCCTCGGCGCGAACCGGATCTGCGGGCCGGTGCTCCAGAACCGTGTATCCCGTTCCGTAAAAGGTTCATTGTACAGGCGAAGGCCATAGCGGCCGATGAGCTTGAGCGCCCATTGCTCGGTGATGTGCCGTTCCAAATGGGCGCGCCACACATGCGAGGTGGTCCGCACGTCATCGTAGTCGTCCGATTGCGAGCGCACACGGCCCGGCCCCAGCAACTGATGGGGAGTGTACCGATAGATCAATTCGACCGCCGTCTTCTTGGGTTCCAGCTCCTGCCGCAACGCAAGCCGGTAATAGGCGTTGTTGAACGACGGATTCCTCGTATATATAGCGCCTTCCGACTTCACGGAGAACTCGCCTGTTCCCAACTTCGACGACCAAGCCCGTGCGACCCGCAGGGACGGCTGCCAAATCACATCGGAAGGCTTGGACAGCGTATCTCGAACGACGATCGGTTGGCTGGGATCTTGTTCGATCGCAAGACGGCTCGCAGAGGAGAATTGGAAAAGGTTCGTCGTGTAGGAAACACTCGCGCCGGTCACGACCGACCACTCGGCGAACGATGGGTGTGCCCCGAGAAGCAGGGCACCCACGAGGGCATAGATGCGGCCCTGATCAAGGACGCGAGGAGGGACGGGCACGTTGATCCATGTGCTGCTAGCCCGCATTATTCATGACGGTTCGTGGCGAAATCGCGCAGTCACGTTGCGAGACGGGCACGCAGAGCCCCGAGAAACCGAGGCATACTTGAAACAGTCTGTCGAGGTTGCGAAGGGCGAGCCTGCCCGTCGAAGGCTTGTCGCAGCAGCGAATCCGCGATTGCAGCAGAAGCGTTCATGAATAATGCGGGCTCGACCCACCCGACGACGGAGTCGAGTCCTTCGCCGGACATGAGGTTCATGAAGACAAAGGGACGGTCGCCGCGCATCCGCCGACTGTCGCGTTCCATCACGGCCAGGTCGGCACCCACATGGTGTGCCGAGTCGATCTTGTTGATCACCAGGAGGTCGGACCTGGTGATCCCCGGTCCGCCTTTACGGGGGATCTTGCCCCCGGCCGCCACGTCGATCACATAGATGACACGATCCGCCAGTTCAAGACTGAAGGTGGCGGCCAGATTGTCGCCGCCGCTCTCGATGAACATGATCAGTCCATCGGGATGGCGCTTGAGCAGGTCGTCCAGAACTTCCTGATTGTGTGACGCATCTTCCCGAATCACCGTATGGGGACAGCCGCCGGCCTCCACGCCGAGAATGCGGTCCTGCGACAGGGCCCCCGACGGGCAAGAAACTCGGCGTCCGCTTGCGTAGAGATATCGTTGGTGGCCACGGTCATGCTGTATCGATCCCGCAGACGCCGGCACAGTGATTCCACCAACGCCGTTTTCCCCGATCCACCGATCCGCCGATTCCGATGTTCGGCACTCCCTTCGCGCGGCTACATAGATCAGGAGCTTTTCCTGTTCCCTTGGCGTCAAATGCACGGGCTCACCCCGTCGGGATGACGCCGTCTCCGATTGCCAACTCCTCTTGCAAGCCGCGGAATGCTAGTCTAGGATTCCTCCTCTGTCAAGGCATTCTCTTCTGTAGATATGCGTAAGGACCGCTTGCAAGGGAGGACTCGTGGACGCGATTGCGTGGAGGGACCGATTCCTGAATCATCCCCGGCTAGGTATCGTCGATTGGGTGTTGCGAGGCATCGGGCAGGTCGTGTTCCAGAACAATCCGCTTTCCGGTGCGATCATCCTCGCCGCCCTCTACTACAATTCCGGAATCTACGGCACGGTGTGCCTGATCGGAGCCCTCACCGGCACCCTGACGGCGCTCTGGTTGAAGGCCGATCGGACTATGGTCGAGAACGGTCTATTCGGTTTCAACGGAGCCTTGATCGGATTGGCGTTGGTCGCTTATACCAGTCAGAACTTTGCTCACGGGGATGCGCCGAACGGGTACTTATGGCTGTACATCGTCGTCGGCGCAGCGTTCACGTCGATCCTCGTGCCCACGTTCGGGGCCCTGCTTGGTCCCCATAAAGTGTCCGGCCTGACCATGCCTTTTGTGCTGTCCGGATGGTTCTTTCTTGCGGCACTCCTGCAATTCTCGACTATCGACGTCTCCTCGGCCCTCAAACCGACCGCACCCTCTGATTTCAGCGGTCCAAGACCGGACTATACCTGGGAAACCTGGTTCTACGGAATCACCAATGGGATCGCCGAGATCTTTTTCCAGGATAACTGGGTGTCTGGCGTGGTGATCCTATTGGGTATCGCGATTAATACTCGTATCGGTGCGCTCATGGCCCTCACGGGATCGACGCTCGCGGTCGCTGTCGCGGTTCTGTACGGCGCCCCTGATGACGCCATCCGCGACGGTTTGTTCGGATACAACGCCGCCTTGACCGCCATTGCCCTTGGCGGCTTGTTTCTGGTTCTCAACCTTCCTGGATTCCTCTATACCGTTCTCGGCGTCGTGGTCACGGCCAAGGTCTGGGCATCCATCGGCATCTTCCTGCAGCCGGCGGGAATGCCGGTTTTGACTTCGGCGTTCGTCTTTGTCACCTGGTTGATGCTCCTGGCAAGAAACGGCTTCTCCACGCTGATCCCGATCGCGCCTGCCGAGGCCTCGACGCCGGAGGAGAATCTCCGGCGATACGGCTCTGCCCAGAAATGATAAAACGCTTCCAACGACAGCATCGGCTGATCGCTCGTCGCGCACGACCACAGTTGGAAGACATTCTGGTTGGACTTGTCGTAACGAAATTCGAGACGAGTCGTTCAGCCGGACTGACAGTCAGCGGCGAACCCGCGATTGCAGCAGAAGCGGCCATGAATAATGTGGGCTAAGGGATCGTACCGGGTGTTTTGTCGCGCCGAATTGATATAGCCAATGGTGCCGACGGACAATGAGATTCGTTTTGTGGTGTCATAGGACAACCGACCTCCTCGTGTCGTCAACGGTTGTCCGAGGCCGAAGAGCCATGGCCCGGAAGAACGCGGATATTCTTACTTGCGCGGTTAACGGCAATGAGTTGGTGACAGAGCACATTTACTCATAGGTCAGTAATATAGACAACAGTCTCTGGATGTGTGCTACTCCGTCTCGCGATGAAGCGAGACGGACGCACCCTCGAGCACGGGACCTTGGAGACCATCCGCACGATGGCCGTGGCGCGTGTGCGCGAGGGTGAACGTCCGAGCGAGGTGATCGCCAGTTACGGGTTTCATCGCTGCACGATTTACAGCTGGCTCAAGGCGGCCCGCGGTCGAGGCCGGGGACTCAAGGCGTTGGCGGCACGCCCGGCGACCGGTCGCCCACGGACTCTGACCGCGGCGCAGGAACGGCAGGTGTGTCGCTGGATCAACGGCAAGACCCCGCTGCAGTACGGGTTCGATTTTGGACTGTGGACCCGCCAGATCGTGCGCGAATTGATCGTCCGGCGATTCGGCGTGCGCCTGAGCCTGGCTTCGATCGGGGTGGTGCGGGCGCGCCAGGGACTGACGCCGCAGAAGCCGTTGCAGCGCGCCTACCAGCGCGATCCTGCGGCGATTGCGCGCTGGCAGCGCGAGACGTATCCGGCGATTGCGCGCACAGCCAAGCGGGACAAGGCCGAGATCTCTTTCTGGGACGAGTCCGGCTTTCGTGCCGATGCGGTGCAAGGCACGACCTGGGGTGCCAAGGGCCAGACCCCGGTGGGGTCGGTTCCAGGCCAGCGCCAGGGCATCAGCGCCGCCTCGGCGATCAGTTCCAAGGGGGCGTTCTGGTTCGCCACTTATTCTGGTGCATTGACCGGCGCGCTGTTCGTGGACCTGCTGCGCCGGATGATGCGCGGACGCCGCAAGCCCCTGCATCTGATCCTCGATGGATTGCCAGCCCACAAGACCCGCGCGGTCAAGGAATACGTCGCGGGGCTCGACGGCAAGCTGACCGTGCATTACCTGCCCGGCTATGCCCCAGACCTCAACCCCGATGAGTTGGTCTGGAGCCATGCCACGCGTACCGGCCACGCACGCCGGCCGCTGCAGAACGGCGAACGTCTGGCCGACCGCATCACCGCGCAACTCGCCGAGATGGCGCGCCGCCCCGCACTCGTCCGCTCGTTCTTCAGCCATCCCAGTGTTGCCTATATTTCTGCCTGCTGAGTAATTCGACCGGAACCGTGAGAGCCGACGGCAACTCCTTCGAGATGCTTCCCGGCACCGCATTCAAGGTCGCTGCGGCACTCGTGCAATAGCCGATAAAAAGGTCCGCTTGACCATGCTCGCCGAGAAGATCGACGGCGCTCAACCACTTGGTCGGGTTGAGTTCTCCCCCGACTAATTTCAACGCTTTGGCATCGAGTATCTGAAACGCACCTGGACGCGCGGCCTCCGCCTTCTTGAAAACCGCCCAAGTGTAGTCCCCCAATGCATCGGCCTGCGGAGTCGAGGTACCGAGACGAAGGGATGGATCGAGCAATGTCTCCAGCATGTGCTCTTCGTTCAACGGAACTCCCGCTCGTGCAACCACACACAGGGCATTGCGGGCGAAAATCCGGCTGTGCCGCATGATGTGTGCTCTCTGAAGCGCCTCCGTATGGGACGGGATCGCTGAGGCAAAGACATCGGGTACGGTTCCTTACTCGATTTCATGAATGGATACCCGTCTCTCGTTCAAACTCATCCAACAGATCAGGCAGCGCTTTCTTGAGGATTCCCGCGGAATAGACGGTCAGATCCTCGGCGTAGGCTATGGGCAGGGCCTGCATTAGGACCATCAGCCCGGCCATACCCCCGATCGCCCATCGCATCATCGATATCACCATGCCCCGTGCCCCCTTTCCACGGATACGTTCCCGCTATTCCGCAGCGCGATTTAGAACGTGGCGGTCAACGTCCCCAACACCGTAA
Proteins encoded in this region:
- a CDS encoding NAD synthetase / Glutamine amidotransferase chain of NAD synthetase yields the protein MRSLRIAMVQMNPTVGDLSGNVRRIAAWMREARRAQADLVAFPELAVTGYPPEDLLFKPRFIDDTDRAVQAVAKETRGLVAVVGYVGRGTTTVSSPDRASLPPTGRHDLYNAAALLFDRRVLASYCKRHLPNYGVFDESRYFHPGLRLPLLVVNGSMVGVNICEDIWFPEGPTRAQAAAGAGVIVNINASPFHVGKGRMREQMLATRARDNRVIVTYTNQVGGQDELVFDGNSVIVDQAGEIMARGKAFEEDLIIADLDVATVERTRLAQGRKKPLPPREAALIDRLDVRLSEKKSRSIVVPVLEPQLDRLDEAYRALILGVRDYVRKNEFKRVVIGLSGGVDSALTAVIAVDALGAENVLGVFMPSPYTSRASREDVADLGRRLHIQVETLSITATFNSYRRALVRPFRGYRPDTTEENLQARIRGNLLMAYSNKFGHLVLTTGNKSEMSVGYATLYGDMAGGFAVIKDVPKTMVYELSHLRNLAGAAPVIPKRILDRPPTAELRPDQKDEDNLPPYGVLDPILKAYVEEDRALEDIVGMGFDRETVARVIGLVDRSEYKRRQSPPGIKITHRAFGKDRRMPITNGYRNY
- a CDS encoding Urease accessory protein UreG — protein: MPASAGSIQHDRGHQRYLYASGRRVSCPSGALSQDRILGVEAGGCPHTVIREDASHNQEVLDDLLKRHPDGLIMFIESGGDNLAATFSLELADRVIYVIDVAAGGKIPRKGGPGITRSDLLVINKIDSAHHVGADLAVMERDSRRMRGDRPFVFMNLMSGEGLDSVVGWVEPALFMNASAAIADSLLRQAFDGQARPSQPRQTVSSMPRFLGALRARLAT
- a CDS encoding Eukaryotic-type low-affinity urea transporter, encoding MDAIAWRDRFLNHPRLGIVDWVLRGIGQVVFQNNPLSGAIILAALYYNSGIYGTVCLIGALTGTLTALWLKADRTMVENGLFGFNGALIGLALVAYTSQNFAHGDAPNGYLWLYIVVGAAFTSILVPTFGALLGPHKVSGLTMPFVLSGWFFLAALLQFSTIDVSSALKPTAPSDFSGPRPDYTWETWFYGITNGIAEIFFQDNWVSGVVILLGIAINTRIGALMALTGSTLAVAVAVLYGAPDDAIRDGLFGYNAALTAIALGGLFLVLNLPGFLYTVLGVVVTAKVWASIGIFLQPAGMPVLTSAFVFVTWLMLLARNGFSTLIPIAPAEASTPEENLRRYGSAQK
- a CDS encoding Transposase, encoding MKRDGRTLEHGTLETIRTMAVARVREGERPSEVIASYGFHRCTIYSWLKAARGRGRGLKALAARPATGRPRTLTAAQERQVCRWINGKTPLQYGFDFGLWTRQIVRELIVRRFGVRLSLASIGVVRARQGLTPQKPLQRAYQRDPAAIARWQRETYPAIARTAKRDKAEISFWDESGFRADAVQGTTWGAKGQTPVGSVPGQRQGISAASAISSKGAFWFATYSGALTGALFVDLLRRMMRGRRKPLHLILDGLPAHKTRAVKEYVAGLDGKLTVHYLPGYAPDLNPDELVWSHATRTGHARRPLQNGERLADRITAQLAEMARRPALVRSFFSHPSVAYISAC